One Nocardioides palaemonis DNA window includes the following coding sequences:
- a CDS encoding SAF domain-containing protein: MTHMTMRDDRTSGTSPAPAAPPLRPPPRLRRRPALIAGAVVSICLGALLAAWAWSSTTNTQEVLTARATIPRGAVITSDDLARVRISTDPALAPLPASAYDDLLGQHAALDIAEGGLLTAASVTTEPVPPEGMSVVGVALTPAQSPSMELRNGDRVRVVVTPGEGGEPSAGAPVFSDAEVVGSRTDDLTGDLLVDLMVPSSEATVLATRVSTANVALVLDSGAQ, encoded by the coding sequence ATGACGCACATGACCATGCGAGACGACCGGACGTCCGGCACGTCGCCGGCACCGGCCGCGCCGCCGTTGAGACCGCCGCCGCGGCTACGGCGCCGACCGGCGCTCATCGCCGGCGCCGTGGTGAGCATCTGCCTCGGCGCACTCCTGGCAGCGTGGGCGTGGAGCTCGACCACCAACACCCAAGAGGTGCTGACCGCCCGCGCCACCATCCCACGCGGAGCCGTCATCACCAGCGACGACCTCGCCCGGGTGCGGATCAGCACAGACCCTGCGTTGGCGCCGCTGCCAGCGTCGGCGTACGACGACCTCCTCGGCCAGCACGCCGCCCTAGACATCGCAGAAGGCGGACTGCTCACCGCCGCATCGGTCACGACCGAGCCCGTCCCTCCCGAAGGGATGTCGGTGGTCGGGGTGGCACTGACCCCTGCGCAATCTCCGAGCATGGAGCTGCGCAATGGCGACAGAGTCCGGGTCGTGGTGACTCCCGGCGAGGGCGGCGAGCCCTCGGCTGGTGCGCCCGTCTTCAGTGATGCCGAGGTGGTCGGGTCGAGGACCGATGACCTGACGGGCGACCTGCTCGTGGACCTGATGGTCCCGAGCTCGGAGGCGACCGTGCTGGCAACTCGCGTTTCGACGGCGAACGTGGCTCTGGTTCTGGACTCGGGGGCGCAGTGA
- a CDS encoding CpaF family protein: MDVASLPLFARLPEPTEVTSTHLGETPAVGPNSTDTGVDWSLVAALRAQASDRLSQSIAGERARLDRIAQEELGRSIVLDLVESAMAEAVNDGTPAWSAATQTSLAHAVFNSLFRLGRLQPLVDDDQVENIIIAGHDNVRLELVDGSIVRGPQVADSDEELIDFLVFLASRSEVNARSFSEAQPRLHLRLDGGARLAAAAWVTPRPSVVIRRHRLMQVTLDDLVNRNMLTPLAASFLRAAVKARKSIVVSGCQGAGKTTLVRALCAEIDPLEAIGTFETEYELHLHQLAHHEIVHAWEARPGSGERGADGKHAGEFTLDEALTDSFRFNLSRQIVGEVRGRESGQ, encoded by the coding sequence GTGGACGTGGCGTCCCTACCCCTGTTCGCCCGGCTACCCGAGCCCACAGAGGTCACGTCGACGCACCTAGGGGAGACACCAGCCGTCGGCCCCAACAGCACCGATACCGGCGTGGACTGGTCGCTCGTCGCGGCGCTACGCGCCCAGGCGTCCGACCGCCTCAGCCAGTCGATCGCCGGCGAACGCGCCCGCCTCGACCGGATCGCGCAGGAGGAGCTCGGACGCTCCATCGTCCTCGATCTCGTCGAGTCTGCGATGGCGGAGGCGGTGAATGACGGGACCCCTGCCTGGTCGGCCGCGACGCAGACGTCTCTGGCGCATGCTGTCTTCAACTCGCTGTTCCGGCTGGGGCGGCTGCAACCCCTCGTCGACGATGACCAGGTCGAGAACATCATCATCGCCGGGCACGACAACGTGCGACTGGAGCTCGTGGACGGATCGATCGTCCGCGGACCCCAGGTGGCCGACTCCGACGAGGAACTGATCGACTTCCTGGTCTTCCTCGCATCCCGGAGCGAGGTTAACGCGCGCTCGTTCTCCGAAGCCCAACCCCGACTCCACCTCCGCCTCGACGGCGGAGCCCGACTGGCAGCGGCCGCATGGGTTACACCCCGCCCGTCGGTGGTCATCCGCCGCCACCGCCTCATGCAGGTCACCCTCGACGACCTCGTCAACCGAAATATGCTCACCCCGCTCGCGGCCTCGTTCCTCCGCGCCGCGGTCAAGGCCCGCAAGTCCATCGTGGTGTCCGGCTGCCAGGGAGCCGGGAAGACCACCCTCGTCCGCGCACTGTGCGCCGAGATCGATCCCTTGGAGGCCATCGGGACGTTCGAGACCGAGTACGAGCTCCACCTCCACCAGCTCGCCCACCACGAGATCGTCCACGCCTGGGAAGCACGGCCCGGCTCCGGTGAACGCGGCGCCGACGGCAAGCACGCCGGCGAGTTCACTCTCGACGAAGCCCTCACCGACTCGTTCCGCTTCAACCTCTCGCGCCAGATCGTGGGCGAGGTCCGCGGCCGCGAGTCTGGGCAATGA
- a CDS encoding CpaF/VirB11 family protein — protein sequence MESGTGSISTTHASDAVAAIRKLVTCAMEAGPHITQGLATGKLAATLDLVVHLDLDTTRPTTNHHRSSHGTPGRGAVPSRTRRVAEIVAIDPGERETGYATTHVFATGPDGTARPGVLPDAYRDLGGYGFDLSGYLAEQGVLS from the coding sequence ATGGAGTCCGGCACCGGGTCCATCTCCACCACCCACGCATCCGACGCCGTCGCGGCCATCCGCAAGCTCGTCACCTGCGCCATGGAAGCCGGCCCCCACATCACCCAGGGACTGGCCACCGGCAAGCTCGCCGCAACCCTCGACCTGGTCGTCCACCTCGACCTCGACACCACCCGACCCACCACCAACCACCACCGGAGCAGTCACGGCACCCCCGGCCGAGGTGCAGTGCCGAGCCGAACGAGACGCGTTGCCGAGATCGTGGCGATCGACCCCGGTGAGCGAGAGACCGGCTACGCAACAACCCACGTCTTCGCCACCGGGCCCGACGGGACCGCCCGACCCGGCGTGCTCCCCGACGCGTATCGGGACTTGGGCGGGTACGGGTTCGACCTGTCGGGTTACCTCGCCGAGCAGGGGGTCCTGTCGTGA
- a CDS encoding type II secretion system F family protein, whose protein sequence is MLVVGGALALVAGLRRVPDTRGSRRRRASRVVVPRRTRGLVGLGLVAGVLGWLITGWVLALVLGPLAVVGLPLLLTPAGASERIERLEALEEWTRSLAGVLTVGVGLEQALVATLRSTPAPISAEVHRLVARLRARWVTEDALRAFADELDDSTGDLVVANLLLGARRRGAGLASVLNGLAESVSADVRARRQIEADRAKPRATARWVTLISASALLILAVSGDYVEPYGTPVGQVVLTLLLAAYVSTLVWMRRMAQGRPLPRFLDTQQSPQLATGRANMQVTP, encoded by the coding sequence ATGCTGGTCGTCGGCGGAGCGCTCGCCCTGGTGGCGGGCCTGCGCCGCGTACCTGACACCCGTGGCAGCCGCCGGCGTCGCGCCTCCCGAGTCGTGGTCCCCCGCCGCACCCGGGGTTTGGTCGGGCTCGGTCTGGTAGCGGGGGTGCTGGGCTGGCTAATCACCGGATGGGTTCTCGCGCTTGTCCTTGGCCCGCTGGCGGTGGTGGGGCTGCCGCTGCTGCTGACCCCGGCTGGGGCCAGTGAACGCATCGAACGACTTGAGGCGCTCGAGGAGTGGACCCGTTCCTTGGCGGGGGTGCTGACCGTCGGTGTCGGTCTCGAGCAGGCGCTCGTCGCGACACTGCGCTCGACACCCGCGCCGATCTCGGCTGAGGTCCACCGCCTCGTCGCCCGGCTGCGGGCACGGTGGGTCACCGAGGACGCGCTACGCGCGTTCGCGGACGAGCTCGACGACTCCACCGGCGACCTCGTGGTCGCGAACCTGCTCTTGGGGGCACGGCGTCGCGGCGCAGGTCTGGCGAGCGTCCTCAACGGTCTCGCCGAGTCGGTGTCGGCCGACGTGCGAGCCCGACGCCAGATCGAGGCCGACCGCGCCAAGCCCCGCGCCACCGCGCGATGGGTGACCCTCATCAGCGCGTCCGCCCTGCTGATCCTCGCGGTGTCCGGTGACTACGTCGAGCCCTACGGCACACCGGTAGGTCAGGTGGTCCTCACGCTCCTCCTCGCCGCATACGTCTCCACGTTGGTGTGGATGCGTCGCATGGCCCAAGGTCGCCCCCTCCCCCGCTTTCTCGACACCCAACAATCTCCCCAACTGGCGACCGGGCGAGCGAACATGCAGGTCACCCCGTGA